In Gopherus flavomarginatus isolate rGopFla2 chromosome 5, rGopFla2.mat.asm, whole genome shotgun sequence, one DNA window encodes the following:
- the BBOF1 gene encoding basal body-orientation factor 1, whose amino-acid sequence MRKGKGAKRRRARKGAKAESKVDKESEAERAKASAALWEARLEVTEISRSEYREAARVLARNNEELTWQQHCLEKDTVEVISFLKKQDVEKEEQIAKLKQQLADLKQQAQEENEKVAEHYSAQLKDLEEKFSKKAREIGLIQLELKTIKEFRKKKAHMEKELEDIKENMRISNREHQETLGRLENRFIEEKQLLEREAEKKIVMLAERAHHEAIVQLDSTGRAVFKENVRLQEALAYHLKETEELKKIKQQLEEDKAFLLQEKETNESLVQEKVRQITLQKAQIQALQHKVERLEMALGHMTQEFETEIQKTRHHALVQNQAGMVEINKLQQLLEMKDREMNRVKKLARNILDERSEVESFFLEALDQVKREIVSSRKCYKQVAQAAFQKKMMEAFAGKEEYPKIRTFNSNAHSTNSVYKDLQEAEKWTNIQQGKVDIGQLTWEQKECVLRLLFARMNGRERRKGKHVLVPSAPAAVTPSSEERNKTSTENIAPSLTFITQQVLVSEPSSHGSILPDIEIVTSQTAE is encoded by the exons ATGCGGAAGGGGAAAGGCGCGAAGCGGCGGAG GGCGAGGAAGGGGGCCAAGGCTGAATCGAAGGTGGATAAGGAGTCTGAGGCTGAGCGGGCCAAGGCCAGTGCAGCGCTATGGGAAGCCCGGTTAGAGGTGACCGAGATCTCCCGGTCCGAGTATCGCGAGGCTGCCCGTGTGCTGGCCAGGAACAACGAGGAGCTGACATGGCAGCAGCACTGTCTGGAGAAGGACACAGTCGAGGTGATCAGCTTTCTCAAGAAGCAGGATGTGGAGAAAGAAGAGCAG ATTGCAAAACTGAAGCAACAGCTGGCAGATTTGAAGCAGCAGGCCCAAGAAGAGAATGAGAAAGTG gcagaacattaTTCTGCGCAGTTGAAGGATCTGGAGGAGAAAttcagcaaaaaagccagagaaaTTGGCTTAATTCAGTTGGAactgaaaacaataaaagaatttcGCAAGAAGAAAGCACATATGGAGAAGGAACTGGAAGAT atAAAAGAGAATATGAGAATCTCAAACAGGGAACATCAGGAGACTCTTGGAAGGCTGGAGAATAGGTTCATTGAAGAAAAG CAACTACTAGAAAGAGAGGCTGAGAAGAAGATAGTAATGCTGGCAGAGAGAGCCCACCATGAGGCCATTGT GCAGTTAgacagcactgggagagcagtGTTTAAGGAGAACGTTCGTCTTCAGGAGGCTCTTGCTTATCACCTGAAGGAGACAGAGGAgctaaaaaaaatcaagcaacagCTAGAAGAGGACAAAGCTTTTCTTTTGCAGGAGAAG GAAACCAATGAGAGTTTGGTTCAGGAAAAGGTCCGGCAAATCACTCTGCAAAAAGCACAGATCCAAGCACTGCAGCACAAGGTGGAGAGACTGGAGATGGCACTAGGTCATATGACCCAAGAATTTGAAACAGAAATTCAGAAGACACGGCATCATGCTTtagttcaaaaccaggcaggcaTGGTAGAGATCAacaagctgcagcagctgctggagatgAAGGATCGGGAGATGAATCGAGTGAAGAAATTGGCCAGGAACATCCTGGATGAGAGGAGTGAGGTAGAGAGTTTCTTCTTAGAAGCTTTGGACCAGGTGAAGCGTGAGATCGTGTCCAGCAGGAAGTGCTACAAGCAGGTGGCCCAAGCTGCCTTTCAGAAGAAAATGATGGAGGCATTTGCAGGGAAGGAAGAGTACCCCAAAATCAGAACATTTAACAGCAATGCTCACAGCACAAATAGTGTGTACAAGGACCTGCAGGAGGCAGAGAAATG GACAAATATCCAGCAAGGGAAGGTGGATATTGGCCAGTTGACATGGGAGCAGAAGGAATGTGTTCTGAGGTTACTCTTTGCAAGAATGAATGGCCGGGAGCGACG GAAAGGCAAACATGTTTTGGTCCCTTCAGCTCCAGCTGCTGTTACTCCTAGTTCTgaagaaagaaacaaaactag CACTGAAAACATTGCTCCCAGCCTGACCTTCATCACGCAGCAAGTCCTAGTATCAGAGCCCTCTTCTCATGGATCAATCCTTCCAGATATTGAGATAGTAACGTCACAAACAGCAGAGTAA